In Streptococcus porcinus, the genomic window TTTGGAAAAGAAATTATCATCGAAGATATTGACTTGGAAGATCCAAAAACGCTAGAGTTGTTTGCTAAGGGTGATACTAAAGGTATTTTTCAATTTGAACAAAGCGGTGCCATCAGCTTATTGAAACGGATTAAACCTGAGCGATTTGAAGAAATTGTTGCGACAACGAGTTTAAATAGGCCAGGGGCAAGCGACTATACTAATAATTTTATTAAGCGTAGAAGAGGACAAGAAAAAATTGATTTAATTGATCCTATCATTGCACCTATCTTGGAACCGACTTATGGCATTATGCTTTATCAAGAGCAAGTTATGCAAATTGCACAAGTTTTTGCCGGTTTTACTTTAGGCAAAGCCGACCTTCTCCGCAGAGCTATGTCCAAAAAGAATCTATCAGAAATGAAAAAAATGGAGAATGACTTTCTGGAAGGTGCCATCAAACTTGGTCGTTCTGAAGATACAGCTAAGCTTTTATTTAATAGGATGGAGAAGTTTGCAGGTTACGGTTTTAATAGAAGTCATGCCTTTGCTTATTCCGCTTTAGCTTTTCAGTTGGCCTATTTTAAAGCGCATTATCCGGCAGTTTTCTATGATGTCATTATGAATTATTCAAATAGTGATTATATCAGTGATGCCTTAGAATCAGATTTTAAAGTGGTACCCTTGACCATTAATAATATTCCGTATAATGATAAAATTGATGCAAATAAGATTTATATGGGATTGAAAAATATTAAGGGACTACCACGTGATTTAGCTTATTGGATTATTGAAAAACGCCCTTTTTCGAGTATTGAGTCCTTTCTAAGTGCCTTACCCGCTAAGTACCAAAAAAAAGACTTACTGGAACCTCTATTCGCTATTGGTTTATTTGATCTCTTTGAACCTAATCGTAGAAAAATTTTAAAAAATTTGGACGGATTATTGATTTTTGTTTCGGAACTTGGTTCTCTTTTTGCGGACTCATCCTTTAGTTGGGTGGACTGTGATGATTTTTCAAATAGAGAAAAATACCAGTTAGAAGAAACTTATATTGGTATTGGTCTTAGCCCACATCCTTTACTAGAAATTGCTGAAAAAACAGATCAAGAATTTACGCCAATAATAAAGCTTCTTAAAGATAGTGACCAAACCGTTCTTGTTCAGATTGAAAAGGTAAGGATTATCCGTACGAAAAGTAGTGGTCAACAAATGGCTTTCCTAACTGTAACTGATACTAAGAAAAAAATTGATGTTACGGTATTTCCCCAAGAATTTTTGCAGTTTAAACATCTTTTGACAGAGGGGCAGATGGTATTTATCCAAGGAAGGGTAAAGGAGCGTGACAATCGTCTACAAATTGTTGTGCAAACAATCACTTTAGCTAATCAAAAGAAATACTGGATTCTGCTTGAGAGTCATGAAAATGATCAGCGGATTGCTAAAATTTTAGGAGAGTTTACGGGCCAATATCCTGTTGTGATCCATTATCAAAAGACCAAGGAAACACTTCAATTAAGCCATATTCTTGTAGATGGTAGTCCAGAATTAGAGGAGGCACTTGAAGAATTAGTTGTGAAAACGGTTTTTCGATAATTTTAGCCTAATAGTGAAGAAATTTGCAAGGGAATATGCTATAATGGGAACGTTAAATTAATTAAAGGAGTACCAAAAAAATGAAACGTATTGCTGTTTTATCAAGTGGTGGTGATGCCCCTGGTATGAACGCTGCTATCCGCGCGGTTGTTCGTAAAGCAATCTCAGAAGGTATGGAAGTTTATGGAGTTAACCATGGTTACGCAGGTTTGGTTGCTGGTGACATTTTCCCTATCAGTTCTAGAGACGTTGGCGACAAAATTTCCCGTGGAGGAACTTTCTTATACTCTGCTCGTTATCCAGAATTTGCACAATTAGAAGGTCAATTAGCTGGTATTGAACAACTTAAGAAAAATAACATCGAAGGTGTGGTTGTTATTGGTGGAGATGGTTCATATCATGGTGCAATGCGCTTGACAGAACACGGCTTCCCTGCAGTAGGAGTTCCTGGAACAATTGATAATGATATTGCTGGCACTGATTTTACAATTGGTTTTGACACAGCTGTAAATACTGCGGTTGAAGCCATTGACAAATTACGTGATACTTCTTCAAGTCATGGCCGTACATTTGTTGTTGAAGTTATGGGACGTAACGCAGGAGATATTGCTCTTTGGGCAGGTATTTCAAGTGGTGCTGATCAGATTATTGTACCTGAAGAAGGTTTTGATATTAAACAAGTTGCTGAAACCATTGAAAATGACTTCAAAAAACAAGGTAAAAACCATCATATTATTGTTCTTGCAGAAGGTGTTATGAGTGGTGCTGAATTTGCTGAAAAACTTAAAGCTGCTGGAGATAAGAGTGACTTACGTGTAACAAACCTAGGACATATTTTGCGGGGCGGTTCACCAACTGCACGTGACCGAGTTCTAGCTTCACGATTAGGAGCTCATGCTGTTAAACTTCTTAAAGAAGGCCGAGGCGGTTTGGCAGTGGGAATTCACAATGAAGAACTAGTTGAAAGCCCAATCCTTGGGACTGCCGAAGAAGGTGCTTTATTCACTCTAGCTGAAGATGGTAAGATTATTGTTAATAATCCACATAAAGCACGTCTTGATTTTGCTAAATTAAATCGTTCACTTTCAAGATAAAAGCAAGCTATAAGCTATAATTAATTTTTGTTAAACGTCGACAGTCGACAAAAAAATAAGGAGTTTCATAATATTATGAGTAAACGTGTAAAAATTGTTGCAACACTTGGTCCTGCGGTAGAAATTCGTGGTGGAAAAAGATTTGGTGAAGATGGCTACTGGGCTGGTCAACTTGACGTTGAAGAGTCAGCAAAAAAAATCGCTGAATTAATCGAAGCTGGTGCAAATGTTTTCCGTTTCAATTTCTCACATGGCGATCATCAAGAACAGGGTGACCGTATGGCAACTGTACGTCGTGCAGAAGAAATTGCACGTAAAAAAGTTGGCTTCCTTTTAGACACTAAAGGGCCAGAGATGCGTACAGAATTGTTTGAAGAAGATGCTAAAGAATACAGTTACCTAACTGGTGAACGTATTCGTGTCGCTACTGAACAAGGTATTAAGTCTACTCGTGATGTCATCGCTTTGAGTGTTGCTGGGAACTTAGATATCTATGATGAAGTTGAAGTGGGCCATACTATCCTTATTGACGATGGTAAGCTAGGATTGAAAGTAGTTGAAAAAGATATCGCTACACGTCAATTTATCGTTACCGTTGAAAACGATGGTAGTATTGCAAAACAAAAAGGTGTGAATATTCCAAACACTAAGATTCCATTCCCTGCTCTAGCTGAGCGTGATAATGCTGATATCCGTTTTGGTTTAGAACAAGGCTTGAATTTTATTGCCATTTCATTTGTACGTACTGCTAAAGATGTTGAAGAAGTACGTGACATTTGTCGTGAAACTGGAAATGATCATGTTCAATTATTTGCTAAAATTGAAAATCAACAAGGTATTGATAACCTTGACGAAATCATCGAAGCAGCAGATGGTATCATGATTGCTCGTGGAGACATGGGAATTGAAGTGCCATTTGAAATGGTACCAGTTTTCCAAAAAATGATTATTACTAAAGTGAACGCAGCTGGTAAAGCAGTTATTACAGCGACAAACATGCTTGAAACAATGACTGAAAAACCACGTG contains:
- a CDS encoding DNA polymerase III subunit alpha, producing MFAQLDTKTVYSFMDSLIDLDHYISEAKKIGYQSIGIMDKDCLYAAYHFIIKTQKAGLQPILGLAIDFPINGNEEALYLIAKNNLGYQNLLKISTLRMSAGFSPEKIKDFLEGLIVILPYRSHLHDINLGFPYFTGVFEETELAQPLPLQKLVPLRTVRYFADSERETLQVLHAIRDNVTLAETKVVEAGQYLKDPREVSQKFEELYPGINNHLTDLLKDIHYDFNHDFKLPRFNRQKVAKDELRELTETGLKEKGLWQEIYQERLKKELQIISDMGFDDYFLIVWDLLRFGRSKGYYMGMGRGSAAGSLVAYALNITGIDPVKNNLLFERFLNKERYSMPDIDIDLPDIYRSEFLHYVRNRYGSDHSAQIVTFSTFGAKQAIRDVFKRFGVPEYEISNLSKKIAFKDTLASIYDKNISFRQTINSRLEFQKAFEIAKRIEGNPRQTSIHAAGIVMSDDLLTDHIPLKEGIEMMVTQYDAPAVEANGLLKMDFLGLRNLTFVQKMKEKVAKDFGKEIIIEDIDLEDPKTLELFAKGDTKGIFQFEQSGAISLLKRIKPERFEEIVATTSLNRPGASDYTNNFIKRRRGQEKIDLIDPIIAPILEPTYGIMLYQEQVMQIAQVFAGFTLGKADLLRRAMSKKNLSEMKKMENDFLEGAIKLGRSEDTAKLLFNRMEKFAGYGFNRSHAFAYSALAFQLAYFKAHYPAVFYDVIMNYSNSDYISDALESDFKVVPLTINNIPYNDKIDANKIYMGLKNIKGLPRDLAYWIIEKRPFSSIESFLSALPAKYQKKDLLEPLFAIGLFDLFEPNRRKILKNLDGLLIFVSELGSLFADSSFSWVDCDDFSNREKYQLEETYIGIGLSPHPLLEIAEKTDQEFTPIIKLLKDSDQTVLVQIEKVRIIRTKSSGQQMAFLTVTDTKKKIDVTVFPQEFLQFKHLLTEGQMVFIQGRVKERDNRLQIVVQTITLANQKKYWILLESHENDQRIAKILGEFTGQYPVVIHYQKTKETLQLSHILVDGSPELEEALEELVVKTVFR
- the pfkA gene encoding 6-phosphofructokinase, which codes for MKRIAVLSSGGDAPGMNAAIRAVVRKAISEGMEVYGVNHGYAGLVAGDIFPISSRDVGDKISRGGTFLYSARYPEFAQLEGQLAGIEQLKKNNIEGVVVIGGDGSYHGAMRLTEHGFPAVGVPGTIDNDIAGTDFTIGFDTAVNTAVEAIDKLRDTSSSHGRTFVVEVMGRNAGDIALWAGISSGADQIIVPEEGFDIKQVAETIENDFKKQGKNHHIIVLAEGVMSGAEFAEKLKAAGDKSDLRVTNLGHILRGGSPTARDRVLASRLGAHAVKLLKEGRGGLAVGIHNEELVESPILGTAEEGALFTLAEDGKIIVNNPHKARLDFAKLNRSLSR
- the pyk gene encoding pyruvate kinase encodes the protein MSKRVKIVATLGPAVEIRGGKRFGEDGYWAGQLDVEESAKKIAELIEAGANVFRFNFSHGDHQEQGDRMATVRRAEEIARKKVGFLLDTKGPEMRTELFEEDAKEYSYLTGERIRVATEQGIKSTRDVIALSVAGNLDIYDEVEVGHTILIDDGKLGLKVVEKDIATRQFIVTVENDGSIAKQKGVNIPNTKIPFPALAERDNADIRFGLEQGLNFIAISFVRTAKDVEEVRDICRETGNDHVQLFAKIENQQGIDNLDEIIEAADGIMIARGDMGIEVPFEMVPVFQKMIITKVNAAGKAVITATNMLETMTEKPRATRSEVSDVFNAVIDGTDATMLSGESANGKYPVEAVRTMATIDKNAQTLLNEYGRLDSSTFPRTNKTDVIASAVKDATHSMDIKLVVTITETGNTARAISKFRPDSDILAVTFDEKVQKALMIYWGVTPIVADKPSSTDDMFEVAEKLALKSGMVSSGDNIIIVAGVPVGSGGTNTMRVRTVK